Genomic DNA from Mycobacteroides chelonae CCUG 47445:
TATCTAAACAAGATGCTATGGATTCTCACCGGAAGCTTCGCCAAACGCGGTGGACAACATCTGCATTCGTGGATGGCGCCGCTCATGGGTGGCTTCTTCGGCAACACCCCGGTGACCGGAGCCCGCATCATCGGGGGCCTGGTGCCGTCCAACGTCATCCCCGACGAGATCCTCACCGATCACCCCGACCGGTTCCGTGCGATGGTTGTCGAGAGCAGCAATCCCGCGCATTCCCTTGCGGATTCGGCGCGATGCAAGGAGGCCTTCCAGGCATTGGAGCTGCTCGTCGTCGTCGACGTGGCGATGACCGAAACGGCCCGCCTTGCTCACTATGTGCTGCCTGCCGCCACCCAGTTCGAGAAGGTGGAAGCAACATTTTTCAACCTGGAGTTCCCGCACAACACTTTTCAGCTGCGGCACCCGCTGCTGGAGCCCGAGTCCGGAACCCTGCCCGAGCCGGAGATCTGGGCGCGATTGGTCCGGGCATTGGGAGTGGTCGACGACGCGGACTTGCAGCCGCTGCGTGATGCTGCCGCGCAAGGTCGGGATGCCTACCTGCAGGCGTTCTTCGCGGTGCTCGCCAATCCGGTACTCGGCCCGCTGGCTCCGTACGTCCTCTACGAAACCCTCGGCCCGACCCTGCCCAAGGGGCTGGAGGGTGCCGCCGCGCTGTGGGGTCTGGCGCAGAAGGCGATGATGACTTATCCGCAGGCGGTGGCACGGGCGGGCCACTCGGACGGCAACGCGCTCTTCGATGCCATATTGAACAGCCCATCGGGCGTGACCTTCACCGTTCACGAGTACGAGGATGACTTCGCGCTGATCACGCATGCTGATCACAAGATTGCCCTCGCGATTCCTGAAATGCTGGACGAAATCAGAGGGTTGGCCTCGAGGCCGGCGCAGCTGACCACTCCGGAGTTTCCGATTGTGCTGTCGGCGGGCGAGCGACGGGCGTACACGGCCAACGACATCCTGCGTAATCCGTCCTGGCGTAAACGTGATCAACAGGGCGCACTGCGGATAAGCCTGGAGGACGCCCAACAGCTCGGCATAGCCGACGGTGATCGGGTGCGCATCTCCACTGCGGCGGGTAGCGCGGAGGCCACCGTCGAGATCAGCGACATGATGCAGGCCGGCCATGCCTCACTCCCGAACGGATTCGGCCTCGACTACACCGACGAGTCCGGTGAAACGCACGTGCCGGGTGTAGCACCAAACGCACTGACGTCGTCTGCCTGGCGTGACGAGTACGCGGGTACCCCGTGGCATAAGCATGTTCCCGCGCGCTTGGACACTGTGACCGCCGCCCTCTAACGCATGCGAGCGAGATACCTCCGGACGGTCTCCTCGGATTCGGTCATGACGCCGATGTATCCGTCTGGGCGCACCAAGACGAAGGTCGACGCGGTGATGTCGTAATCGGTCGACGGCGTGATGGGCGCGACACGAACGTCAGGGATATCGATGGCCCGGCCCTCCACCATGAGGAGGGTGAAGTGCGTACCTCGGAGCACGTCGAAGAGTCGATGGCCTTCCGGCAGTAGCGCATCGGGGGCTCGGTCGCCGGCCCGTAACGTGCCGGGTGCGGGGCGGTCGTCAACGGCCAGTGAACTCTGGCGATACGCGATATCCATCTGATGGAGCTGTGGTGCAGGGTCATTCGACGGTTCGAAGTTGCGATGATGCAGATCGGTGCTCATCCCCAGTACCGATGCGGCTACCGGCATCCGCTCCTCTTCGTAAGTGTCCAGCAGATACTCGGGACCGCCCGCGATGACTGTCGCCAACTTCCAGCCCAAGTTGTAGGCATCCTGCACGCTGGTGTTCAGACCCTGGCCGCCCGCCGAGGAGTGCACGTGAGCGGCGTCACCGGCCAGAAACACCCGGCCCTCCCGGAACCTGTCTACCATCCGCGTATTTACCCGATACAGCGATATCCACCGGAGGTCGTGCAGCACAATGTCTTCGCGTCCTGACCGCGCTACAAGGAGAGCCTGCACCGCTTCAAGGGTCGGCGGGGGAACGTCGTCGGTGGCCATGCTCGCGACAAACTGGTAATGGTCACTATTCGGCAGATTCCATAGCGAGAAGCGTTCCGATACCTGACCGCCCCGCGTCAGTACGTGACAGAACTTGCCGTCCAATCCGTCGGCGCGGACATCACCGATCAGTGTCCGTTCGCTCTCGAAGGTTTCTCCGGCGAAACCGACGCCAAGAACCTTACGTACTGTGCTACGCCCGCCGTCGGTGCCAACGAGGTACGAGGATCGTATCCGGTCGGGAGTCCCGTCCCGCAGCACCGTCACCGTGACCCCGTCAATATCCTGATCGAAACCTGTTACTTCGCAGTTGAATTCAACGTCGCTACCGAGTTCACGCAATCGGTTGAGCAGGATCTCATCGGTGCGCCATTGCGGCACCATCCAGAAGCCCGGGTAGGGAACCCCCGGTCCCGACGGAATGTCCGAACCCAGCATCTCCATCAGCGTGCGCTCGGCAACTATCTCGCGTCCGGCATAGATACGGAATGATGGCATCTTCATGCCACCGGACTGGATCGCGTCGGCAACTCCCAGGTCGTCGAACACCTCTTGGGTGCGCGGCGACAAGCCCTTGCCGCGAGAGCCCGGAAACAGGCCGGGCGCCTTCTCCAACACTCGGCACCCAATGCCGCGTCGCGATAATTCGCAGGCCAACGTCAGGCCTGTGGGGCCCGCCCCTGCAATCACCACGGTCATGAAACTCCGCCCCGAACAAGCACGATCAGCACATCGTCGACGAGCCGACCGATGAAGGTGTCGTCCACTGTCGCTTTCATGGTCAGCCGATGTGTGAGCATTGCCTCGGCGACATCGTGTATCAGCTCGCGGTCGACATCGGCGCGTGCCTCGCCCCGCGAAATC
This window encodes:
- a CDS encoding FAD-dependent monooxygenase yields the protein MTVVIAGAGPTGLTLACELSRRGIGCRVLEKAPGLFPGSRGKGLSPRTQEVFDDLGVADAIQSGGMKMPSFRIYAGREIVAERTLMEMLGSDIPSGPGVPYPGFWMVPQWRTDEILLNRLRELGSDVEFNCEVTGFDQDIDGVTVTVLRDGTPDRIRSSYLVGTDGGRSTVRKVLGVGFAGETFESERTLIGDVRADGLDGKFCHVLTRGGQVSERFSLWNLPNSDHYQFVASMATDDVPPPTLEAVQALLVARSGREDIVLHDLRWISLYRVNTRMVDRFREGRVFLAGDAAHVHSSAGGQGLNTSVQDAYNLGWKLATVIAGGPEYLLDTYEEERMPVAASVLGMSTDLHHRNFEPSNDPAPQLHQMDIAYRQSSLAVDDRPAPGTLRAGDRAPDALLPEGHRLFDVLRGTHFTLLMVEGRAIDIPDVRVAPITPSTDYDITASTFVLVRPDGYIGVMTESEETVRRYLARMR
- a CDS encoding molybdopterin-dependent oxidoreductase, whose translation is MNTTNWLPTACILCECNCGIVVQTEGRTLAKIRGDKDHPASKGYTCNKALRLDHYQNNADRLTSPMRRRPDGTYEEIDWDTAIVEIAEGFKHIRDSYGGDKIFYYGGGGQGNHLGGAYSGAFLKAIGSKYRSNALAQEKTGEAWVDKNLYGGHTRGEFEHAEVSVFVGKNPWMSQSFPRARVVLNEIAKDPQRSMIVIDPVITDTAKMADFHLRVRPGADAWCLAALAAVLVQENLCDEAFLAAHVNGTEEVRDALRAVPIDDYAQRCGVAADLIRAAARRIAAAESVAVFEDLGIQQAPNSTLSSYLNKMLWILTGSFAKRGGQHLHSWMAPLMGGFFGNTPVTGARIIGGLVPSNVIPDEILTDHPDRFRAMVVESSNPAHSLADSARCKEAFQALELLVVVDVAMTETARLAHYVLPAATQFEKVEATFFNLEFPHNTFQLRHPLLEPESGTLPEPEIWARLVRALGVVDDADLQPLRDAAAQGRDAYLQAFFAVLANPVLGPLAPYVLYETLGPTLPKGLEGAAALWGLAQKAMMTYPQAVARAGHSDGNALFDAILNSPSGVTFTVHEYEDDFALITHADHKIALAIPEMLDEIRGLASRPAQLTTPEFPIVLSAGERRAYTANDILRNPSWRKRDQQGALRISLEDAQQLGIADGDRVRISTAAGSAEATVEISDMMQAGHASLPNGFGLDYTDESGETHVPGVAPNALTSSAWRDEYAGTPWHKHVPARLDTVTAAL